In Candidatus Methylomirabilis limnetica, the genomic stretch AGGCTCGGGTGTGGCCATCGAAGAACATCTCCTGTCGCTCGTACGGATAGGCCCGCACAAAGGGCATGCCCGAATAGCGCGATCGCATACAGAAGAGCTTGACCTGCCGCTCCTCTCCTGCCATGCGGACCCAGGCAGCTCCCCAGTCGACTTCCGCCTCCTGCGCGAGCTCCGGGTCTAAGGGGATGACCGCTGTGACTGTCGGCCATCCCAGCCGAGCCTTCTGCTCCCGCACCCATCGTCTAACTGTCGACTCCGCACCCGGAAAGGCATACTCTTCGACCAGTCGGGTCCAGATCCGGTGCGCCGTGTGGCGATGCTTCTTGGGGGTCTCCTGATCCGTGCGGAGCCAGCCCTCGATGATGGCGGCGACCGAGTCCATCACCCGGGAGGCCGGTTCGTGCCTCCTCCGGTACTTAGGCTCCCAGCCAGCTAGAACCTTGCGGATCGTTTTGCGTGTATGCCCAGTCTCCCGCGCGATCTGACGAATACTCTTCTGATACACCCGAGCGGCCGTCCTGATGAGCTCGTACTGATCCATCCCTAGCACTCCTCTCCCTCCCTGTCTCTGGTGTGGTCTTGCTCGAACACACGAGAAACAGCGAGCGTATCAGAGTGGGCTCCTTTTGCTCGATCATTGCCGTGTTAGGTGGGTCCCTTTTACTCTAGCGAAATCAGAAGGCTGTTACACGTGGCCTCGAAGAGCGCCCCACATTGAAAAAGACAGGCAATGTGTGGATGAACGAGTTGCCCTTTACTTGGGAGTTGGTGAGCCTCAAACGAGTGTCAGAAATTCAGGGCGGACTAACACTCGGCAAGGTATACGAAGGCCCACTCATCGAGCGGCCATATTTACGAGTTGCCAATGTCCAAGACGGGCACCTCAACCTGCAAGATGTAACAACCATTGAGGTGCCGGAGGAAGTCGCGCATCGTGTGGAGCTCCGCCCTGGGGACGTTCTGATGACCGAAGGTGGTGATCTTGACAAGCTTGGCAGGGGAACAGTTTGGAGCGGAGAGATCCCTAACTGCCTGCACCAGAACCACATCTTTGCAATCCGCTGCTTCAAGCATAAGCTGCTGTCGGCCTTTCTTGCCTACCTGACTGCATCCCGATTCGGTCGCGATTATTTCGAGGCCACTGGAAAGCGAACAACCAACTTGGCTAGCACCAATTCGACAAAGGTCGGCCTGTTCCCAATCCCGCGACCGTCAATTGAGGAGCAACGCGCGATTTGCAAATATCTCGACAATAAGCTCAATGACGTTACTCAGATCGTGAATGGCATTGAAGGCCAAATTGCCACCCTCACTGCCTATCGCAAGTCGCTAATTCACGAATGCGTCACCGGCCAGCGGCGGATCGTGGAGGCGGACATCAACCGGGTCAAAACCCATGGCTAAGAAGAAGAAAGCCCTGGAGCTGACGTTTCAGCAGCACATTGCGGATTACCTCATCCGCGAGCACAAATATGGCGTGCTGGAGCAGTCCGACATCACGGACAACGAGCACTTCATCGCGGAAGACCAGCTCTGGGCCTTCCTGAAAGCCAGTCAGGCTGACCAGCTGAAGAAGCTGGTGGACGATTACGGCACGGACGCGCGGGAGGAAGTCTTCAAGGCACTGCGCAAGGAACTGGAGTACACGCCGCTATGGATGCTGTTCCGGCAGGGACTCAAAGTGCGCGGGCTGGAGTTCCGGCTCTTCTATCCCAAGCCGCGCTCCGCCGCGAGCGCCGCCGCTGCCAAGTATGCGGAGAACCGCATCACCTTCCGCCCCCACTTCTACTTCAGCGACGCGAATCACGAGATTGACTTCGTCTTCTACCTCAACGGCTTGCCCATCGTGGCGCTGGAGCTGAAGCACGAGGCCAACCAGAACGTCGAGCACGCCGTGGCGCAGTTTGTGGCCCGCGATCACACACATAAGATTTTCCAGCATCCCTTCCTCTATTTGGCTGTGGACACCTCGGAGGTGAAGGCTGCCACCGACCCGCACCGAGAGGAGAACTTCCGCTGGCACAACATGGGGCTGACCAACACGGCCACGAATGCCGCCGAGTACCCGGTCGAGTTCCTCTATCGCGAGGTGCTGTCGCAGGGGCAATTGCTGGAGGCGCTGTCGTTCTTCCTCGTCCGCGTGCCCGAGCGTGAAGCCGAGGACGACAAACCGGCGCGTCCGGCCTCCACGATCTTTCCGCGGTATC encodes the following:
- a CDS encoding restriction endonuclease subunit S, which produces MKKTGNVWMNELPFTWELVSLKRVSEIQGGLTLGKVYEGPLIERPYLRVANVQDGHLNLQDVTTIEVPEEVAHRVELRPGDVLMTEGGDLDKLGRGTVWSGEIPNCLHQNHIFAIRCFKHKLLSAFLAYLTASRFGRDYFEATGKRTTNLASTNSTKVGLFPIPRPSIEEQRAICKYLDNKLNDVTQIVNGIEGQIATLTAYRKSLIHECVTGQRRIVEADINRVKTHG